The following proteins are co-located in the Phyllostomus discolor isolate MPI-MPIP mPhyDis1 chromosome 1, mPhyDis1.pri.v3, whole genome shotgun sequence genome:
- the BEGAIN gene encoding brain-enriched guanylate kinase-associated protein isoform X2 — translation MEKLRLRSPWVPSCLGQPRVLQGRLARSSPSLWDSALQEQKGELRKRLSYTTHKLEKLETEFDSTRHYLEIELRRAQEELEKVTEKLRRIQSNYMALQRINQELEDKLYRMGQHYEEEKRALSHEIVALNSHLLEAKVTIDKLSEDNELYRKDCNLAAQLLQCSQAYGRGHKVSELPSDFQERVSLHLEQHGCSLPSPLCRPAYADSVPACVIAKVLEKPDPASLSSRLSDASARDLAFRDRAEQQSLRPPYKGDVYCSDTALYCPEEPPRDRRPSADASVTDVGFLRAQNSTDSAAEEEEEAEAAAFPAAFGREAFPGYAGSLPTSSSYSSFSATSEEKEQGQAGALAASQQALYLNSREPRLPRPPPAAAAAAYPGSLRFSKAAAAAAAPLEAEVAPGFARTLSPYSAEPYRYPASPGPQQALVPPNLWSLRAKPGSARLPREDARGQWRPLSVEDIGAYSFPVAARRASPGSFPERYYSGGGPGQKAEGRASPLYASYKADSFSEGDDLSQGPLAEPCFLRAGGPSSPRPSYSASEGDGERLGGHLCGVADSPEPEHSLHSSRDSLEPSSMEASPEMRPAARLSPQPAFPRTGGSGLSRKDSLTKAQLYGTLLN, via the exons GCTGCGCAGCCCCTGGGTGCCCTCGTGCCTCGGGCAGCCCCGCGTCCTGCAGGGCCGACTGGCCAGGTCCTCGCCCTCGCTCTGGGACAG CGCGCTGCAGGAGCAGAAGGGCGAGCTGCGCAAGCGGCTGTCCTACACCACGCACAAGCTCGAGAAGCTCGAGACCGAGTTCGACTCCACGCGCCACTACCTGGAGATCGAGCTGCGGCGTGCCCAGGAGGAACTGGAGAAGGTCACGGAGAAGTTGCGCAg GATCCAGAGCAACTACATGGCGCTGCAGAGGATCAAccaggagctggaggacaagCTGTACCGCATG ggccagCACTATGAGGAGGAGAAGCGGGCGCTGAGCCACGAGATCGTCGCCCTCAACAGCCACCTGCTGGAGGCCAAGGTGACCATCGACAAGCTGTCAGAGGACAAC GAGCTCTACAGGAAGGACTGCAATCTAGCGGCCCAGCTGCTGCAGTGCAGCCAGGCCTACGGCAGGGGCCACAAGGTGTCCGAG CTGCCCTCGGACTTCCAGGAGCGCGTGAGCCTGCACCTGGAGCAGCACGGCTGCAGCCTGCCCTCGCCGCTCTGCCGCCCGGCCTACGCCGACAGCGTGCCCGCCTGCGTCATCGCCAAGGTGCTGGAGAAGCCGGACCCCGCCAGCCTGTCCTCCCGCCTGTCGGACGCCTCGGCCCGCGACCTGGCCTTCCGCGACCGGGCGGAGCAGCAGAGCCTCAGGCCCCCCTACAAGGGGGACGTCTACTGCAGCGACACCGCGCTCTACTGCCCCGAGGAGCCGCCGCGCGACCGGCGGCCCAGCGCGGACGCCTCGGTGACCGACGTGGGCTTCCTGCGGGCCCAGAACTCCACCGACAGCGccgccgaggaggaggaggaggccgaggCGGCGGCCTTCCCGGCGGCCTTCGGGCGCGAGGCCTTCCCGGGCTACGCGGGCTCGCTGCCCACGTCCAGCTCCTACTCGAGCTTCAGCGCCACGTcggaggagaaggagcagggccAGGCCGGCGCGCTGGCCGCCTCCCAGCAGGCGCTCTACCTGAACAGCCGCGAGCCGCGGCTGccgcgcccgccgcccgccgccgccgccgccgcctacCCGGGCAGCCTGCGCTTCTCCAAGGCCGCGGCCGCGGCGGCGGCCCCGCTGGAGGCCGAGGTGGCCCCGGGGTTCGCGCGGACCTTGTCCCCCTACTCGGCCGAGCCCTACCGCTACCCGGCCTCCCCGGGCCCCCAGCAGGCCCTGGTGCCCCCAAACCTGTGGAGCCTGCGGGCCAAGCCGGGGTCGGCCCGGCTGCCCCGGGAGGATGCGCGTGGCCAGTGGCGGCCCCTGAGCGTGGAGGACATCGGCGCCTACTCCTTCCCGGTGGCCGCCAGGCGGGCCTCCCCCGGCAGCTTCCCGGAACGCTACTACAGCGGGGGCGGCCCGGGCCAGAAGGCCGAGGGCCGGGCCAGCCCTCTCTACGCCAGCTACAAGGCCGACAGCTTCTCGGAGGGCGACGACctctcccagggccccctggCAGAGCCCTGCTTCCTGCGGGCTGGTGGCCCCAGCAGCCCGAGGCCCAGCTACTCGGCCAGCGAGGGCGACGGGGAGAGGCTCGGGGGGCACCTGTGCGGGGTGGCCGACAGCCCCGAGCCCGAGCACAGCCTGCACAGCTCCAGGGACTCCCTGGAGCCCAGCTCCATGGAGGCGTCCCCCGAGATGCGCCCCGCCGCCCGCCTGAGCCCCCAACCGGCCTTCCCGCGGACTGGGGGCTCGGGGCTGAGCCGCAAGGACAGCCTCACGAAGGCCCAGCTCTACGGGACCTTGCTCAACTGA
- the BEGAIN gene encoding brain-enriched guanylate kinase-associated protein isoform X1, producing MGAGLRGDTHRSAALPPVGGSVPLMSSGARTDQPGRQMHRLGAPRPGSCSPTRPPRPGVPAPGGGGPHPSLGDVCPRGPGAAPPPDLSSCVLFAHRLRSPWVPSCLGQPRVLQGRLARSSPSLWDSALQEQKGELRKRLSYTTHKLEKLETEFDSTRHYLEIELRRAQEELEKVTEKLRRIQSNYMALQRINQELEDKLYRMGQHYEEEKRALSHEIVALNSHLLEAKVTIDKLSEDNELYRKDCNLAAQLLQCSQAYGRGHKVSELPSDFQERVSLHLEQHGCSLPSPLCRPAYADSVPACVIAKVLEKPDPASLSSRLSDASARDLAFRDRAEQQSLRPPYKGDVYCSDTALYCPEEPPRDRRPSADASVTDVGFLRAQNSTDSAAEEEEEAEAAAFPAAFGREAFPGYAGSLPTSSSYSSFSATSEEKEQGQAGALAASQQALYLNSREPRLPRPPPAAAAAAYPGSLRFSKAAAAAAAPLEAEVAPGFARTLSPYSAEPYRYPASPGPQQALVPPNLWSLRAKPGSARLPREDARGQWRPLSVEDIGAYSFPVAARRASPGSFPERYYSGGGPGQKAEGRASPLYASYKADSFSEGDDLSQGPLAEPCFLRAGGPSSPRPSYSASEGDGERLGGHLCGVADSPEPEHSLHSSRDSLEPSSMEASPEMRPAARLSPQPAFPRTGGSGLSRKDSLTKAQLYGTLLN from the exons ATGGGTGCAGGCCTGAGAGGGGACACTCACCGGAGCGCGGCCCTGCCACCAGTGGGGGGCTCGGTGCCACTGATGAGCTCGGGGGCTCGGACCGACCAGCCAGGGCGGCAGATGCACCGGCTGGGAGCCCCCCGCCCTGGTTCCTGCTCACCCACCCGGCCGCCTCGCCCAGGTGTCCCCGCGCCGGGTGGCGGcggcccccacccctctctcgGCGATGTGTGCCCTCGGGGGCCTGGCGCGGCCCCACCCCCCGATCTGAGCAGCTGTGTCCTCTTCGCCCACAGGCTGCGCAGCCCCTGGGTGCCCTCGTGCCTCGGGCAGCCCCGCGTCCTGCAGGGCCGACTGGCCAGGTCCTCGCCCTCGCTCTGGGACAG CGCGCTGCAGGAGCAGAAGGGCGAGCTGCGCAAGCGGCTGTCCTACACCACGCACAAGCTCGAGAAGCTCGAGACCGAGTTCGACTCCACGCGCCACTACCTGGAGATCGAGCTGCGGCGTGCCCAGGAGGAACTGGAGAAGGTCACGGAGAAGTTGCGCAg GATCCAGAGCAACTACATGGCGCTGCAGAGGATCAAccaggagctggaggacaagCTGTACCGCATG ggccagCACTATGAGGAGGAGAAGCGGGCGCTGAGCCACGAGATCGTCGCCCTCAACAGCCACCTGCTGGAGGCCAAGGTGACCATCGACAAGCTGTCAGAGGACAAC GAGCTCTACAGGAAGGACTGCAATCTAGCGGCCCAGCTGCTGCAGTGCAGCCAGGCCTACGGCAGGGGCCACAAGGTGTCCGAG CTGCCCTCGGACTTCCAGGAGCGCGTGAGCCTGCACCTGGAGCAGCACGGCTGCAGCCTGCCCTCGCCGCTCTGCCGCCCGGCCTACGCCGACAGCGTGCCCGCCTGCGTCATCGCCAAGGTGCTGGAGAAGCCGGACCCCGCCAGCCTGTCCTCCCGCCTGTCGGACGCCTCGGCCCGCGACCTGGCCTTCCGCGACCGGGCGGAGCAGCAGAGCCTCAGGCCCCCCTACAAGGGGGACGTCTACTGCAGCGACACCGCGCTCTACTGCCCCGAGGAGCCGCCGCGCGACCGGCGGCCCAGCGCGGACGCCTCGGTGACCGACGTGGGCTTCCTGCGGGCCCAGAACTCCACCGACAGCGccgccgaggaggaggaggaggccgaggCGGCGGCCTTCCCGGCGGCCTTCGGGCGCGAGGCCTTCCCGGGCTACGCGGGCTCGCTGCCCACGTCCAGCTCCTACTCGAGCTTCAGCGCCACGTcggaggagaaggagcagggccAGGCCGGCGCGCTGGCCGCCTCCCAGCAGGCGCTCTACCTGAACAGCCGCGAGCCGCGGCTGccgcgcccgccgcccgccgccgccgccgccgcctacCCGGGCAGCCTGCGCTTCTCCAAGGCCGCGGCCGCGGCGGCGGCCCCGCTGGAGGCCGAGGTGGCCCCGGGGTTCGCGCGGACCTTGTCCCCCTACTCGGCCGAGCCCTACCGCTACCCGGCCTCCCCGGGCCCCCAGCAGGCCCTGGTGCCCCCAAACCTGTGGAGCCTGCGGGCCAAGCCGGGGTCGGCCCGGCTGCCCCGGGAGGATGCGCGTGGCCAGTGGCGGCCCCTGAGCGTGGAGGACATCGGCGCCTACTCCTTCCCGGTGGCCGCCAGGCGGGCCTCCCCCGGCAGCTTCCCGGAACGCTACTACAGCGGGGGCGGCCCGGGCCAGAAGGCCGAGGGCCGGGCCAGCCCTCTCTACGCCAGCTACAAGGCCGACAGCTTCTCGGAGGGCGACGACctctcccagggccccctggCAGAGCCCTGCTTCCTGCGGGCTGGTGGCCCCAGCAGCCCGAGGCCCAGCTACTCGGCCAGCGAGGGCGACGGGGAGAGGCTCGGGGGGCACCTGTGCGGGGTGGCCGACAGCCCCGAGCCCGAGCACAGCCTGCACAGCTCCAGGGACTCCCTGGAGCCCAGCTCCATGGAGGCGTCCCCCGAGATGCGCCCCGCCGCCCGCCTGAGCCCCCAACCGGCCTTCCCGCGGACTGGGGGCTCGGGGCTGAGCCGCAAGGACAGCCTCACGAAGGCCCAGCTCTACGGGACCTTGCTCAACTGA
- the BEGAIN gene encoding brain-enriched guanylate kinase-associated protein isoform X3, producing MWTGGRRPGRLRRAASAADMEKLSALQEQKGELRKRLSYTTHKLEKLETEFDSTRHYLEIELRRAQEELEKVTEKLRRIQSNYMALQRINQELEDKLYRMGQHYEEEKRALSHEIVALNSHLLEAKVTIDKLSEDNELYRKDCNLAAQLLQCSQAYGRGHKVSELPSDFQERVSLHLEQHGCSLPSPLCRPAYADSVPACVIAKVLEKPDPASLSSRLSDASARDLAFRDRAEQQSLRPPYKGDVYCSDTALYCPEEPPRDRRPSADASVTDVGFLRAQNSTDSAAEEEEEAEAAAFPAAFGREAFPGYAGSLPTSSSYSSFSATSEEKEQGQAGALAASQQALYLNSREPRLPRPPPAAAAAAYPGSLRFSKAAAAAAAPLEAEVAPGFARTLSPYSAEPYRYPASPGPQQALVPPNLWSLRAKPGSARLPREDARGQWRPLSVEDIGAYSFPVAARRASPGSFPERYYSGGGPGQKAEGRASPLYASYKADSFSEGDDLSQGPLAEPCFLRAGGPSSPRPSYSASEGDGERLGGHLCGVADSPEPEHSLHSSRDSLEPSSMEASPEMRPAARLSPQPAFPRTGGSGLSRKDSLTKAQLYGTLLN from the exons CGCGCTGCAGGAGCAGAAGGGCGAGCTGCGCAAGCGGCTGTCCTACACCACGCACAAGCTCGAGAAGCTCGAGACCGAGTTCGACTCCACGCGCCACTACCTGGAGATCGAGCTGCGGCGTGCCCAGGAGGAACTGGAGAAGGTCACGGAGAAGTTGCGCAg GATCCAGAGCAACTACATGGCGCTGCAGAGGATCAAccaggagctggaggacaagCTGTACCGCATG ggccagCACTATGAGGAGGAGAAGCGGGCGCTGAGCCACGAGATCGTCGCCCTCAACAGCCACCTGCTGGAGGCCAAGGTGACCATCGACAAGCTGTCAGAGGACAAC GAGCTCTACAGGAAGGACTGCAATCTAGCGGCCCAGCTGCTGCAGTGCAGCCAGGCCTACGGCAGGGGCCACAAGGTGTCCGAG CTGCCCTCGGACTTCCAGGAGCGCGTGAGCCTGCACCTGGAGCAGCACGGCTGCAGCCTGCCCTCGCCGCTCTGCCGCCCGGCCTACGCCGACAGCGTGCCCGCCTGCGTCATCGCCAAGGTGCTGGAGAAGCCGGACCCCGCCAGCCTGTCCTCCCGCCTGTCGGACGCCTCGGCCCGCGACCTGGCCTTCCGCGACCGGGCGGAGCAGCAGAGCCTCAGGCCCCCCTACAAGGGGGACGTCTACTGCAGCGACACCGCGCTCTACTGCCCCGAGGAGCCGCCGCGCGACCGGCGGCCCAGCGCGGACGCCTCGGTGACCGACGTGGGCTTCCTGCGGGCCCAGAACTCCACCGACAGCGccgccgaggaggaggaggaggccgaggCGGCGGCCTTCCCGGCGGCCTTCGGGCGCGAGGCCTTCCCGGGCTACGCGGGCTCGCTGCCCACGTCCAGCTCCTACTCGAGCTTCAGCGCCACGTcggaggagaaggagcagggccAGGCCGGCGCGCTGGCCGCCTCCCAGCAGGCGCTCTACCTGAACAGCCGCGAGCCGCGGCTGccgcgcccgccgcccgccgccgccgccgccgcctacCCGGGCAGCCTGCGCTTCTCCAAGGCCGCGGCCGCGGCGGCGGCCCCGCTGGAGGCCGAGGTGGCCCCGGGGTTCGCGCGGACCTTGTCCCCCTACTCGGCCGAGCCCTACCGCTACCCGGCCTCCCCGGGCCCCCAGCAGGCCCTGGTGCCCCCAAACCTGTGGAGCCTGCGGGCCAAGCCGGGGTCGGCCCGGCTGCCCCGGGAGGATGCGCGTGGCCAGTGGCGGCCCCTGAGCGTGGAGGACATCGGCGCCTACTCCTTCCCGGTGGCCGCCAGGCGGGCCTCCCCCGGCAGCTTCCCGGAACGCTACTACAGCGGGGGCGGCCCGGGCCAGAAGGCCGAGGGCCGGGCCAGCCCTCTCTACGCCAGCTACAAGGCCGACAGCTTCTCGGAGGGCGACGACctctcccagggccccctggCAGAGCCCTGCTTCCTGCGGGCTGGTGGCCCCAGCAGCCCGAGGCCCAGCTACTCGGCCAGCGAGGGCGACGGGGAGAGGCTCGGGGGGCACCTGTGCGGGGTGGCCGACAGCCCCGAGCCCGAGCACAGCCTGCACAGCTCCAGGGACTCCCTGGAGCCCAGCTCCATGGAGGCGTCCCCCGAGATGCGCCCCGCCGCCCGCCTGAGCCCCCAACCGGCCTTCCCGCGGACTGGGGGCTCGGGGCTGAGCCGCAAGGACAGCCTCACGAAGGCCCAGCTCTACGGGACCTTGCTCAACTGA